Proteins from one Thermanaerothrix sp. genomic window:
- the arcD gene encoding arginine-ornithine antiporter, which produces MSKKKLGLLSLVALVIGSMIGAGVFSLPSDIARNAGPGAILIGWLITGIGMIALALTYHSLSNRKPELDGGIYSYAKAGFGDFIGFNAAWGYWISSWLGNVAYLVLLFEAVAYFFPLFENRAAAVAGASVVLWAIHILVLSGIREAAIVNLITTVGKLVPIIFFTAMAFIGFKADLFNADFWGTGGAFQFGSVLEQVRSTMMVTLWVFIGVEGAVVLSGRAARKTDVGKATVIGLLGTLVLYVIISLASLGIMPREELIALKNPSTAYILEKLVGSGGAAIINLGLIVSLSGATLGWTLLAAEIPYVAAEDEVFPYFFSWENNNGAPASSLWITNGLVQLFLIITLVSESTYQALYTVASAAILVPYIFSALYLLKLASTGEGYVRRESTAFDFAMGLVASLYSIWLLYGAGLQYLLMCAILYAPGAIFYWQAKRENDEKAFGTFETVVLIILCLAAIAAIVLMALGIIKPL; this is translated from the coding sequence ATGTCCAAGAAGAAGCTGGGTCTTTTGTCGTTGGTGGCCCTGGTCATAGGGTCCATGATAGGGGCAGGGGTCTTCTCGCTGCCCTCCGACATAGCCCGCAACGCGGGTCCTGGGGCTATCTTGATAGGCTGGCTCATAACCGGGATAGGCATGATAGCCCTGGCTCTTACCTACCACAGCCTGTCCAACCGGAAGCCCGAGCTTGACGGCGGCATCTACAGCTACGCCAAGGCGGGCTTCGGGGACTTCATCGGCTTCAACGCCGCCTGGGGGTACTGGATAAGCTCCTGGCTTGGGAACGTGGCTTACCTGGTGCTGCTCTTCGAGGCGGTGGCTTACTTCTTCCCCCTCTTCGAGAACCGAGCCGCCGCGGTGGCGGGAGCTTCGGTGGTGCTTTGGGCCATCCACATACTTGTCTTAAGCGGCATTCGGGAGGCCGCCATAGTCAACCTCATAACCACGGTGGGCAAGCTGGTGCCCATAATATTCTTCACCGCCATGGCGTTCATAGGCTTCAAAGCGGATCTCTTCAACGCCGATTTCTGGGGAACCGGCGGGGCCTTCCAGTTCGGTTCGGTGCTGGAGCAGGTGAGAAGCACCATGATGGTGACCCTGTGGGTCTTCATCGGCGTGGAGGGCGCCGTGGTGCTCTCGGGACGGGCCGCCAGGAAGACCGACGTGGGCAAGGCCACGGTGATAGGCCTTCTTGGCACCCTGGTGCTGTACGTGATCATATCCCTGGCGTCGCTTGGCATAATGCCCCGGGAGGAGCTGATCGCCCTCAAGAACCCAAGCACCGCCTACATCCTGGAGAAGCTGGTGGGAAGCGGCGGGGCGGCCATCATCAACCTGGGGCTCATAGTGTCCCTGTCCGGGGCCACCCTGGGCTGGACGCTGCTGGCGGCGGAGATACCCTACGTGGCGGCGGAGGACGAGGTGTTCCCCTACTTCTTCTCCTGGGAGAACAACAACGGAGCCCCCGCCAGCTCCCTTTGGATCACAAACGGCCTTGTGCAGCTGTTCCTCATCATAACCCTGGTCTCCGAGAGCACCTATCAGGCCCTTTATACCGTGGCAAGCGCCGCCATCCTGGTGCCATACATCTTCAGCGCCCTGTACCTGCTTAAGCTGGCCAGCACCGGCGAGGGCTACGTAAGAAGGGAGTCCACCGCCTTCGACTTCGCCATGGGGCTTGTGGCGTCCCTTTACTCCATATGGCTCCTCTACGGGGCAGGGCTTCAGTACCTGCTCATGTGCGCGATCCTCTACGCCCCCGGCGCCATATTCTACTGGCAGGCCAAGAGGGAAAACGACGAGAAGGCCTTCGGAACCTTCGAGACCGTGGTGCTGATCATCCTATGCCTTGCCGCCATAGCGGCCATCGTGCTGATGGCCCTTGGGATCATCAAACCGCTGTAG